A window of the Oscillospiraceae bacterium genome harbors these coding sequences:
- the aroC gene encoding chorismate synthase: MSSWGNRIKISIFGESHGPAIGCVLEGLPAGETIDPAQVQQQMARRAPGRDKASTPRREADTPHVLSGLLNGVTTGAPLCAVIENTNTRSGDYGNLLAVPRPGHADYPAWVKYKGHNDIHGGGHFSGRLTAPLVFAGAVCSQILARRGILVGAHALSVGNVSDAPLSDISPFVLETLHAAYFPVLSDAKKEAMYREIEAARQKQDSIGGVVECACLGVPAGLGGEGMFGGIESLFSSILFGIPACKGVEFGAGFGAAKLRGSENNDPYYYAPDGTVKTRTNNAGGILGGITTGMPIVFRAAFKPTPSIAREQQSVDLTAHKDTVLTIHGRHDPCIVPRAVPVAEAAAALALINLDGILEQSVKE; the protein is encoded by the coding sequence ATGTCATCGTGGGGTAACCGCATCAAAATCAGCATTTTTGGGGAAAGCCATGGCCCTGCTATCGGCTGTGTGCTGGAGGGACTGCCCGCCGGGGAAACCATTGACCCCGCACAGGTACAGCAGCAGATGGCCCGCCGCGCGCCGGGACGTGACAAAGCAAGCACCCCCCGCAGAGAAGCCGACACGCCGCATGTCCTTTCCGGTCTTTTAAATGGCGTCACCACCGGCGCGCCGCTGTGTGCCGTTATTGAAAACACCAACACCCGCTCTGGCGACTACGGTAATCTGCTCGCGGTGCCGCGGCCCGGGCACGCGGACTACCCGGCATGGGTAAAATACAAAGGGCACAACGATATCCATGGCGGCGGGCATTTTTCCGGCCGGTTGACCGCCCCGCTGGTATTTGCCGGCGCCGTGTGCAGCCAAATCCTTGCCCGGCGCGGTATTTTGGTTGGCGCCCACGCGCTCTCGGTCGGCAATGTCAGCGACGCTCCGCTTTCCGATATTTCCCCTTTTGTACTGGAAACGCTTCATGCTGCTTATTTTCCGGTCCTCAGCGACGCTAAAAAAGAAGCTATGTACCGCGAAATTGAGGCAGCCCGGCAAAAGCAGGACAGCATTGGCGGCGTGGTAGAGTGCGCCTGCCTCGGGGTGCCCGCAGGTCTTGGCGGCGAGGGCATGTTTGGCGGCATTGAGAGCCTGTTTTCCTCCATACTCTTCGGTATTCCTGCCTGCAAAGGCGTGGAGTTCGGCGCAGGTTTCGGTGCGGCAAAGCTGCGCGGCAGCGAAAACAATGATCCCTACTATTATGCCCCGGACGGCACCGTAAAAACGCGCACAAACAACGCAGGCGGTATTTTGGGCGGCATCACTACCGGCATGCCGATTGTATTCCGCGCAGCGTTTAAGCCCACGCCCTCTATTGCACGCGAACAGCAGAGTGTTGACCTCACCGCACACAAAGACACCGTGTTGACCATACACGGCCGGCATGACCCCTGCATTGTACCGCGCGCTGTGCCGGTTGCAGAGGCCGCCGCCGCGCTGGCGCTTATAAATCTTGACGGTATTTTAGAGCAGAGTGTAAAGGAATGA
- a CDS encoding chorismate mutase — protein sequence MELKEIRREIDQIDSQLLPLFIKRMDCAKKVAEVKQRDKTPVYNAAREEEILDRISKEAGVYGGAARIVYRTIMSESRALQHRMLGSGETLRKAISAAPKAPACPKTVACLGGPGSYSHSVVSALYPQAEVKFCSRFDEIFQCIKADSAGLAVVPVENSSAGSVSEVYSLLMQYCFYIIAAKTIRVHQCLAAKGGSLAGISCIQSKEIALRQCSQRLSELHLPLLTVSSTSAAAEAAAGDPKTAAVCSESAARKYGLQVLARDIQNADNNATRFVVISRQLCIPDHAEKISLCFNVAHVTGSLNAVLSRFAAAGMNLTKIESRPIEGKDFEYDFYLDFTGNVRDPAVLELLCSLQEELPRFHFLGNYCEIRGKESFSACHGA from the coding sequence ATGGAACTCAAAGAAATTCGCCGCGAAATTGACCAGATAGACAGTCAGCTGCTGCCCCTTTTCATCAAGCGCATGGACTGCGCCAAAAAAGTGGCAGAGGTGAAGCAGCGGGATAAGACGCCGGTGTACAACGCCGCACGAGAAGAGGAAATCTTAGACCGCATTTCAAAAGAAGCCGGCGTGTACGGCGGTGCCGCGCGCATTGTCTACCGCACGATTATGAGCGAAAGTCGCGCTTTGCAGCACCGCATGCTCGGCTCCGGCGAAACGTTGCGCAAAGCGATTTCCGCCGCGCCAAAAGCACCCGCCTGCCCCAAAACAGTCGCCTGCCTGGGCGGGCCGGGCTCGTACAGCCACAGCGTTGTTTCGGCGCTGTATCCGCAGGCAGAAGTAAAATTCTGCAGCCGCTTTGATGAAATCTTTCAATGTATCAAAGCAGACAGTGCCGGCCTTGCCGTGGTTCCCGTGGAAAACTCTAGTGCGGGCAGTGTCAGCGAAGTGTACAGCCTGCTGATGCAGTACTGCTTCTATATCATTGCGGCAAAGACCATTCGGGTACACCAATGCCTCGCCGCAAAGGGCGGCAGCCTTGCGGGTATTTCCTGTATTCAGTCTAAGGAAATTGCACTGCGGCAATGCTCGCAGCGGCTCTCGGAACTGCACCTGCCGCTTCTGACGGTCAGCAGCACCTCTGCCGCGGCAGAAGCCGCCGCGGGCGACCCCAAAACCGCGGCGGTCTGCAGCGAAAGCGCCGCGCGCAAGTACGGCCTGCAAGTACTGGCCCGCGATATTCAAAACGCTGACAACAACGCCACGCGCTTTGTCGTCATCAGCCGGCAGCTCTGCATTCCCGACCATGCGGAAAAAATCAGCCTCTGCTTCAACGTTGCCCACGTCACCGGCAGCCTAAACGCCGTGCTTTCCCGCTTTGCCGCAGCTGGCATGAACCTGACGAAAATTGAGTCGCGGCCGATTGAGGGCAAAGATTTCGAGTACGATTTTTACTTGGATTTTACCGGAAACGTGCGCGACCCGGCGGTGCTGGAATTGCTCTGCTCGCTGCAGGAAGAACTGCCGCGCTTCCATTTCTTAGGCAACTACTGTGAAATACGCGGCAAGGAATCCTTTTCTGCCTGCCACGGGGCTTGA
- the ilvA gene encoding threonine ammonia-lyase codes for MLTIDAIRQAQANMKDVVRKTDLTPAFDLDPENQVYLKEENLQLTGSFKIRGAFNKISMLSDEEKARGVIACSAGNHAQGVALAATKRQIQSTICIPSCAPISKIEKTKRYGGEVCLVDGVYDDAYEKACEIQKQSGAVFIHPFNDDDVIAGQGTIGLEILEQLPQTDAVVVPVGGGGLISGVAFAVKELNPACKVYGVQASGAAGMVHALQHGGPQALDRVSTFADGIAVKCPGSLTYQYCKEYVDDIVTVTDDEIATAVLQLIEQDKVIAEGAGAAAVAAVMYHKIHTRGKNIVCVVSGGNIDVTILSRVIKRGLLKQGRIGRIQVDIVDKPGQIMDISTIIAQFGGNILSIYHDRNAAASGIDYCFLSFYIETRNMTHYEEICDAISNAGYHIVSK; via the coding sequence TTGTTAACGATTGATGCAATTCGGCAGGCACAGGCCAATATGAAAGACGTTGTGCGCAAAACGGACCTAACGCCTGCTTTTGATCTGGACCCCGAAAATCAGGTGTACCTGAAAGAAGAAAACCTGCAACTGACCGGCTCCTTTAAAATCCGAGGCGCTTTCAATAAAATCTCGATGCTGTCGGATGAGGAAAAGGCGCGCGGCGTGATTGCGTGCTCGGCCGGCAATCACGCACAGGGCGTGGCGCTGGCTGCCACAAAGCGGCAGATTCAGTCGACCATCTGCATTCCGTCCTGTGCTCCGATTTCAAAAATCGAAAAGACCAAACGCTACGGCGGTGAAGTCTGCTTAGTCGACGGCGTGTACGACGATGCCTATGAAAAAGCCTGCGAAATTCAAAAACAGAGCGGTGCGGTTTTTATTCATCCCTTTAATGACGACGACGTGATTGCCGGACAGGGTACTATTGGGCTTGAGATCTTAGAGCAGCTGCCGCAGACCGATGCGGTTGTAGTGCCGGTGGGCGGCGGCGGCCTGATTTCAGGGGTTGCGTTTGCGGTAAAAGAATTGAATCCCGCCTGCAAAGTTTACGGGGTGCAGGCAAGCGGCGCCGCCGGCATGGTACACGCCCTGCAGCACGGCGGACCGCAGGCACTGGACCGGGTCTCTACCTTTGCGGACGGCATTGCAGTGAAGTGCCCGGGCAGCCTGACCTATCAGTACTGTAAAGAATACGTGGACGACATTGTCACTGTGACAGACGACGAAATTGCCACAGCGGTTTTGCAGCTGATCGAGCAGGACAAGGTCATTGCAGAGGGCGCGGGAGCTGCCGCTGTTGCGGCGGTGATGTACCACAAGATTCATACCCGCGGCAAAAATATTGTCTGTGTGGTTTCGGGCGGCAATATCGACGTCACCATTCTTTCCCGTGTCATCAAGCGCGGCCTGCTCAAGCAGGGCCGCATTGGCCGCATTCAGGTCGATATTGTTGACAAGCCCGGCCAGATTATGGACATCTCCACCATCATTGCACAGTTTGGCGGCAACATCCTCAGCATCTACCACGACCGCAACGCTGCAGCCAGTGGGATTGACTATTGCTTCCTTTCGTTCTATATTGAAACAAGGAATATGACACACTACGAGGAAATCTGCGATGCAATTTCCAATGCAGGGTATCATATTGTCTCAAAGTAA
- the aroA gene encoding 3-phosphoshikimate 1-carboxyvinyltransferase → MSRAVLSPAVLSGTAAPPPSKSAAHRAILCAALAQGKSILSPIGSSADMQATIGCIKALGAKVKQDGEILTVSGPLCSPKGAVTLSCIESGSTLRFLIPIVGALGISAVFTGCGRLPQRPLGIYLDLLPQHGLSCKSTGGLPLTVSGRLLPGVYSLPGDVSSQFITGLLFALPLLSGESEIRLTSPLQSAAYVQMTCDMLKQFGIAVIPQENGWRVPGGQQYRARQLSVERDWSQAAFLLAAGALGGSVLLSGLNPQSAQGDRAIEPLLRLFGAKLVWQGGILTAQPGPLAGAEIDVGQIPDLAPILAVMGFFAQGRTRLYNAARLRLKESDRLAAMAQMAKALGVRAEQTADSLTLWGGTVSGGTVSGCSDHRIVMAAAIAALRAEGSVTVTDAQAVQKSWPEFFSVYQSLGGNADVIVG, encoded by the coding sequence GTGAGCCGCGCCGTACTCTCCCCTGCTGTACTTTCAGGTACGGCCGCACCGCCGCCGAGCAAAAGCGCCGCCCACCGTGCCATTCTCTGCGCCGCGCTCGCACAGGGTAAAAGCATTCTCTCCCCTATTGGCAGCAGCGCCGATATGCAGGCAACCATCGGCTGCATCAAAGCTCTGGGGGCAAAAGTAAAGCAGGACGGCGAAATTTTAACCGTAAGCGGCCCCCTTTGCTCGCCAAAAGGGGCTGTTACGCTTTCTTGTATTGAAAGCGGTTCTACCCTGCGCTTTCTGATTCCCATTGTGGGGGCGCTGGGCATTTCCGCTGTGTTTACGGGCTGCGGGCGGCTGCCGCAGCGCCCGCTGGGCATCTACCTTGACCTGCTGCCACAGCACGGCCTTTCCTGCAAAAGCACAGGCGGCCTGCCCCTTACCGTTTCTGGCAGGCTTCTGCCCGGGGTCTATTCCCTGCCGGGCGATGTTTCCAGTCAATTTATCACCGGCCTTTTATTTGCGCTGCCACTGCTTTCCGGCGAAAGTGAAATTCGGCTGACCTCGCCGCTGCAGAGCGCCGCGTACGTACAGATGACCTGTGACATGCTGAAACAATTCGGTATTGCGGTTATCCCACAGGAGAATGGCTGGCGCGTGCCCGGCGGGCAGCAGTACCGCGCCCGGCAGCTTTCGGTCGAGCGCGACTGGAGCCAGGCCGCCTTTTTGCTGGCGGCCGGCGCATTGGGCGGTTCTGTGTTGCTTTCCGGCCTAAACCCGCAGTCCGCACAGGGCGACCGCGCAATCGAGCCGCTGCTCCGGCTCTTTGGCGCAAAGCTTGTTTGGCAGGGTGGCATTTTAACTGCACAGCCCGGTCCGCTTGCGGGAGCGGAAATAGATGTCGGCCAAATACCCGACCTTGCGCCGATTTTAGCCGTCATGGGCTTTTTCGCACAAGGACGTACACGCCTGTACAACGCCGCCCGCCTACGCCTGAAAGAAAGCGACCGCCTCGCCGCCATGGCGCAGATGGCCAAAGCGCTGGGGGTACGCGCCGAGCAGACGGCCGACAGCCTGACCCTGTGGGGCGGCACGGTTTCCGGCGGCACGGTTTCCGGCTGCAGCGACCACCGCATCGTAATGGCTGCCGCCATTGCCGCGCTGCGCGCAGAGGGATCTGTCACCGTGACGGACGCGCAGGCAGTACAGAAAAGCTGGCCGGAATTCTTTTCAGTTTATCAGTCATTAGGAGGAAATGCAGATGTCATCGTGGGGTAA
- a CDS encoding RidA family protein, translating into MTEKIYTKDAPAAIGPYSQAIVCGNTVYASGQIPIIPATGKIAEGDITVQSEQVMKNIGNILKAAGTDFTKAVKTTCFLADMGDFAAFNEVYGKYFTGKPARSCVAVKSLPKNVLVEVEVIAAK; encoded by the coding sequence ATGACAGAAAAAATCTATACCAAAGACGCACCGGCGGCCATCGGCCCCTATTCACAGGCTATTGTCTGCGGCAATACCGTTTATGCCAGCGGACAGATTCCGATTATTCCGGCAACTGGCAAAATCGCCGAGGGCGATATCACCGTACAAAGTGAGCAAGTCATGAAAAATATCGGCAATATTTTAAAGGCAGCCGGTACTGACTTTACAAAAGCAGTAAAAACCACGTGCTTTCTCGCTGATATGGGCGACTTTGCCGCATTTAATGAAGTATACGGCAAATATTTTACAGGCAAGCCGGCACGCTCTTGTGTAGCGGTTAAGAGCCTGCCAAAAAATGTGCTGGTCGAAGTAGAAGTCATCGCGGCAAAATAA
- a CDS encoding prephenate dehydrogenase yields MKIVIVGLGLIGGSLAKAFSAYTDCHVAGIDSDPAAIESALACGAVTKEGDEQDLQEADIVYLCLYPQADLDFTAAHLSAFGKHTVLTDVCGIKTKVCKGLRALAEKGGFPYCGAHPMAGTEKHGFSASSKDLFRGASYILVPCGAPEWACELLRQTAFRLGFGRCVSTTPEHHDQLIAFTSQVPHALACAYVMSPRCLEHRGFSAGSYRDVSRVANINEVMWSELFLDNQTALNEELNTLIKNLSDIRDAVAGGDQKRLEALLRRGRLVKEELGE; encoded by the coding sequence ATGAAAATTGTCATTGTGGGGCTGGGGCTAATAGGCGGCAGCCTCGCCAAAGCTTTTTCGGCATACACGGACTGCCATGTAGCCGGCATTGACTCGGACCCCGCCGCCATAGAGTCCGCCCTCGCCTGCGGTGCCGTCACAAAAGAGGGCGATGAGCAGGACCTGCAGGAAGCCGACATTGTGTACCTCTGCCTGTATCCGCAGGCAGACCTCGACTTTACTGCGGCGCATCTTTCCGCTTTTGGCAAGCACACGGTTTTAACCGATGTCTGCGGCATAAAGACAAAGGTCTGCAAAGGTCTGCGCGCCTTAGCAGAAAAGGGCGGCTTTCCCTACTGTGGTGCTCACCCCATGGCGGGCACGGAAAAGCACGGCTTTTCCGCTTCCAGCAAAGACCTTTTCCGCGGGGCAAGTTATATCCTGGTGCCCTGCGGCGCGCCAGAGTGGGCCTGTGAACTTTTGCGGCAGACCGCTTTCCGGCTGGGTTTCGGCCGCTGTGTCTCTACTACGCCAGAACACCACGACCAGCTGATTGCCTTCACCAGCCAGGTGCCGCACGCCTTGGCCTGCGCCTATGTGATGAGCCCGCGCTGCCTTGAGCACCGGGGCTTTTCCGCCGGCAGCTACCGCGATGTTTCGCGGGTCGCCAATATCAATGAGGTCATGTGGTCTGAGCTGTTTCTCGACAACCAAACCGCCCTGAACGAAGAACTGAATACCCTAATCAAAAACCTGTCCGATATCCGCGACGCTGTCGCCGGCGGCGACCAAAAAAGGCTGGAGGCGCTGCTGCGGCGCGGCCGGCTTGTAAAAGAGGAGCTGGGAGAATGA
- the aroF gene encoding 3-deoxy-7-phosphoheptulonate synthase: MIIVLKPGCTENQRTEFINELEDTYGVSVNTWVGAQSTVLGLIGDTAAIDIDNIGANEIVDSVKRVQEPYKKANRKFHPSNTVVTLPNGLSVGGGQLALMAGPCSVESKEQITEIARRVKKAGAQFLRGGAYKPRTSPYAFQGLKEQGLELLNYAKKETGMPIVTELMSVRQIDLFLKEGVDIIQVGARNMQNFDLLRELGHIKTPILLKRGLSATIEELLMAAEYIMAGGNDNVILCERGIRTYETYTRNTLDISAVPILKKLSHLPVVVDPSHAGGISWLVEPLAMAAVAAGADGLIIEVHNNPKKALSDGAQSLTPDQFDHVAARLKQVAPLFGKTL; this comes from the coding sequence ATGATTATCGTTTTAAAACCGGGCTGTACAGAAAACCAGCGCACCGAATTCATCAACGAACTGGAAGACACCTACGGTGTCTCTGTAAACACCTGGGTCGGCGCACAGAGCACAGTACTGGGCCTTATCGGCGACACCGCCGCCATTGATATTGACAACATCGGCGCAAACGAAATTGTCGATTCCGTCAAGCGCGTACAGGAGCCTTACAAAAAGGCAAATCGAAAGTTTCACCCGAGTAATACCGTAGTCACCCTGCCAAACGGCCTTTCCGTGGGCGGTGGGCAACTGGCACTGATGGCCGGCCCCTGCAGTGTAGAGTCAAAAGAGCAGATTACCGAAATTGCCCGCCGTGTCAAAAAGGCCGGCGCACAGTTTCTGCGCGGCGGCGCCTACAAGCCACGCACAAGCCCCTATGCCTTTCAGGGCCTCAAGGAGCAGGGGCTGGAACTTTTGAACTACGCGAAAAAAGAAACCGGCATGCCCATTGTCACCGAACTGATGAGCGTACGGCAGATTGACCTTTTCTTAAAAGAAGGCGTGGACATCATTCAGGTAGGCGCACGCAATATGCAGAACTTTGACCTGCTGCGCGAGCTGGGCCATATCAAAACGCCGATTCTGCTCAAGCGCGGCCTTTCCGCTACCATTGAAGAACTGCTGATGGCTGCCGAATACATTATGGCCGGCGGCAATGACAACGTCATTCTGTGTGAGCGGGGCATTCGCACCTATGAAACCTACACCCGCAACACGCTGGATATTTCGGCGGTGCCGATTCTCAAAAAGCTGTCGCATCTGCCGGTAGTTGTCGACCCAAGCCATGCGGGCGGCATTTCCTGGCTGGTAGAGCCGCTGGCAATGGCTGCAGTCGCCGCCGGCGCGGACGGCCTGATTATCGAAGTGCACAACAACCCGAAAAAGGCCCTTTCCGATGGTGCTCAGTCCTTAACGCCCGACCAATTTGACCATGTTGCCGCACGGCTTAAGCAGGTAGCGCCGCTGTTTGGCAAGACCCTGTAA
- the aroB gene encoding 3-dehydroquinate synthase, translating to MNLTVHTIPSYEIIIENGCMTEIGPRAKALLPKAERAAVIADTNTAPLYAAAVQASLEKAGFQVSLTVFPAGEQSKNLSTISDFYKAFSGADLTRTDFAVALGGGVCGDMTGFAAATWLRGIPFIQIPTSLLAQVDSSVGGKTGVDLPVGKNLVGAFHQPALVLIDPQSLTTLPPAFFADGMGEVIKYGCIRDRALFARLEEADCHSQIASVIYTCVDIKRQVVENDERDTGERAILNFGHTFGHALEMLQNYHGLSHGAAVGVGMVLMTRISEKAGITKPGTTKRIAALLQKYGLPVSCTETIEELLPATAHDKKSSGSGLKIVLLREIGSCFVKELPRTEFAARCEDLS from the coding sequence ATGAATTTGACCGTACACACAATTCCTTCTTACGAAATCATCATAGAAAACGGCTGTATGACCGAGATAGGCCCACGCGCCAAGGCGCTGCTGCCAAAAGCGGAGCGTGCGGCGGTAATTGCCGACACCAACACTGCCCCGCTGTACGCCGCCGCAGTACAGGCTTCCCTCGAAAAAGCGGGCTTTCAGGTTTCGCTTACGGTTTTTCCCGCCGGTGAGCAAAGCAAAAATCTTTCTACGATTTCCGATTTTTACAAAGCTTTTTCCGGTGCGGACCTTACCCGCACAGATTTTGCTGTAGCACTGGGCGGCGGGGTCTGCGGCGACATGACCGGCTTTGCCGCGGCGACTTGGCTGCGCGGCATTCCGTTTATCCAGATTCCCACCAGTCTTTTGGCACAGGTGGATTCCTCTGTCGGCGGCAAGACCGGCGTTGACCTGCCTGTGGGCAAGAACCTGGTCGGCGCTTTTCATCAGCCCGCGCTGGTCCTTATAGACCCGCAGTCACTCACTACCCTGCCCCCCGCTTTCTTTGCCGATGGCATGGGGGAAGTGATTAAGTATGGCTGCATCCGCGACCGCGCGCTGTTTGCGCGCCTGGAAGAGGCCGACTGCCACAGCCAGATTGCTTCTGTTATTTACACCTGTGTCGATATTAAGCGGCAGGTAGTGGAAAACGATGAGCGCGACACAGGCGAACGGGCTATTTTAAACTTTGGGCACACTTTTGGCCACGCACTAGAAATGCTGCAGAATTACCACGGCCTTTCTCACGGTGCGGCAGTGGGCGTTGGCATGGTATTGATGACCCGTATAAGCGAAAAAGCAGGCATTACCAAACCCGGCACCACCAAAAGGATTGCCGCCCTGCTGCAAAAATACGGTCTGCCTGTTTCCTGTACTGAAACAATAGAAGAACTGCTGCCAGCCACCGCGCACGACAAAAAGAGCAGCGGCAGCGGCCTGAAAATTGTGCTGCTGCGGGAAATCGGCAGCTGCTTTGTAAAGGAACTTCCGCGTACAGAATTTGCAGCACGCTGTGAGGATTTGTCGTGA